A single window of Venturia canescens isolate UGA chromosome 3, ASM1945775v1, whole genome shotgun sequence DNA harbors:
- the LOC122407918 gene encoding uncharacterized protein isoform X1 — translation MTTSTTNEFTATTEEFTSNEEMDEFIAGDETIYFTGYIDSIEGSKLVDKGVKKVLYKFVVNNGKGRKMRVLMWEEVANKYEASLRCKDRQDPSTGETPFVGGWKIIRTAYLKRGLPG, via the exons ATGACGACATCAACGACTAACGAATTTACGGCGACGACAGAAGAATTCACAAGCAATGAAGAAATGGATGAATTCATCGCGGGAGACGAAACCAT cTACTTCACTGGATATATTGATAGTATTGAAGGCTCTAAACTGGTTGACAAAGGTGTTAAGAAAGTTTTATACAAGTTCGTGGTGAACAACGGCAAAGGAAGGAAAATGCGGGTATTAATGTGGGAAGAGGTAGCGAATAAGTACGAAGCTTCATTGCGTTGCAAAGAT AGACAGGATCCATCCACTGGCGAGACACCTTTCGTTGGTGGCTGGAAAATTATTAGGACGGCATATTTGAAAAGAGGATTGCCAGGTTAG
- the LOC122407918 gene encoding uncharacterized protein isoform X3 — protein MTTSTTNEFTATTEEFTSNEEMDEFIAGDETIYFTGYIDSIEGSKLVDKGVKKVLYKFVVNNGKGRKMRVLMWEEVANKYEASLRCKDIIRIWNGKEFGTKNLLRKS, from the exons ATGACGACATCAACGACTAACGAATTTACGGCGACGACAGAAGAATTCACAAGCAATGAAGAAATGGATGAATTCATCGCGGGAGACGAAACCAT cTACTTCACTGGATATATTGATAGTATTGAAGGCTCTAAACTGGTTGACAAAGGTGTTAAGAAAGTTTTATACAAGTTCGTGGTGAACAACGGCAAAGGAAGGAAAATGCGGGTATTAATGTGGGAAGAGGTAGCGAATAAGTACGAAGCTTCATTGCGTTGCAAAGAT ATAATAAGAATTTGGAACGGAAAAGAATttggaacgaaaaatttgctaCGGAAAAGCt AG
- the LOC122407918 gene encoding uncharacterized protein isoform X2: protein MTTSTTNEFTATTEEFTSNEEMDEFIAGDETIYFTGYIDSIEGSKLVDKGVKKVLYKFVVNNGKGRKMRVLMWEEVANKYEASLRCKDIIRIWNGKEFGTKNLLRKSYINNNN from the exons ATGACGACATCAACGACTAACGAATTTACGGCGACGACAGAAGAATTCACAAGCAATGAAGAAATGGATGAATTCATCGCGGGAGACGAAACCAT cTACTTCACTGGATATATTGATAGTATTGAAGGCTCTAAACTGGTTGACAAAGGTGTTAAGAAAGTTTTATACAAGTTCGTGGTGAACAACGGCAAAGGAAGGAAAATGCGGGTATTAATGTGGGAAGAGGTAGCGAATAAGTACGAAGCTTCATTGCGTTGCAAAGAT ATAATAAGAATTTGGAACGGAAAAGAATttggaacgaaaaatttgctaCGGAAAAGCt acatcaacaataataattaa